Proteins encoded within one genomic window of Nonomuraea gerenzanensis:
- a CDS encoding IclR family transcriptional regulator, with product MQNVINTLRVLEEVADRQPIGVGELARGLGLPKSTVQRSLKTLHEAGWIRPAGGEVTRWQVTSKVLRVARRTELGLRDAAVPVMEELRQRTGETIHLMVPEGDAVVLIERLETDKPLRIVLPLGIRLPLHASANGKAVLAHLGRSPDELPGYTGTTITDPGTLRAELDAVLARGYADNRGEWRADIAAVAAAVLGPAGPVASLSVSTPASRMTEELRAEYGKLVTQAAATLAELLS from the coding sequence ATGCAGAACGTGATCAACACCCTCCGGGTGCTCGAAGAGGTCGCCGACCGGCAGCCGATCGGCGTCGGCGAGCTGGCGCGCGGCCTCGGCCTGCCCAAGAGCACCGTGCAGCGCTCGCTGAAGACGCTGCACGAGGCCGGGTGGATCAGGCCGGCCGGGGGCGAGGTCACGCGCTGGCAGGTGACCAGCAAGGTCCTTCGAGTGGCCCGCCGCACCGAGCTGGGGCTGCGTGACGCGGCCGTGCCGGTCATGGAGGAGCTGCGCCAGCGCACCGGCGAGACCATCCACCTGATGGTGCCCGAGGGTGACGCGGTCGTGCTGATCGAGCGGCTGGAGACCGACAAGCCGCTGCGCATCGTGCTGCCGCTGGGCATCCGGCTGCCGCTGCACGCCTCCGCCAACGGCAAGGCCGTGCTGGCCCACCTCGGCCGCTCGCCGGACGAGCTGCCCGGCTACACCGGCACCACGATCACCGACCCGGGCACGCTCCGCGCCGAGTTGGACGCCGTGCTCGCCCGCGGGTACGCCGACAACCGCGGCGAGTGGCGCGCCGACATCGCGGCCGTGGCCGCGGCCGTCCTCGGCCCTGCCGGGCCGGTCGCCAGCCTCAGCGTCTCCACCCCGGCCAGCCGCATGACGGAGGAGCTGCGCGCGGAGTACGGCAAGCTCGTCACCCAGGCGGCCGCCACGCTCGCCGAGCTGCTCAGCTGA
- a CDS encoding MFS transporter → MVEQGLDATGQQKRRQLVRAVVASAVGTSIEWYDFFLYGFAASTIFAELFFPTSDQTTGLLLALGTYFGGFAARPIGAAIFGHYGDRIGRKATLIITLMTMGIATALVGLVPTYEQIGIWGGILLTLLRLLQGISVGGEWGGSVLLATEWGKSKGGRRGFLGSWPQFGVPVGLVLGYLALQVFEPLDPYWGWRIPFLLSVVMAAIGLYIRLGILETPVFAKVVAENKVERVPVRQVLKMNWREIVLSALLRTGQQAPFYIFTVFILTYATKTLGFASSDVYTYVIVAGIVSLFTVPFWGFISDLVGRRRLYMIGAAIMVVWSFVYWPLLDTRVPALVFLAIVLAAPIHDIQYGPQATFIAESFTGRLRYSGASLGYQLASVTAGGPAPLIAVWLYATYGSSTSIAIYMAICGVISVVAAYLLKDRSQQDYAVEYDEPQARTPG, encoded by the coding sequence ATGGTTGAGCAAGGACTCGACGCGACAGGTCAGCAGAAACGACGGCAACTGGTCCGCGCGGTGGTCGCCTCCGCCGTGGGCACCTCGATCGAGTGGTACGACTTCTTCCTCTACGGCTTCGCCGCCAGCACCATCTTCGCGGAGCTGTTCTTCCCCACCAGCGACCAGACGACCGGGCTCCTCCTGGCCCTCGGCACCTACTTCGGCGGCTTCGCCGCCCGCCCCATCGGTGCGGCGATCTTCGGCCACTACGGTGACCGCATCGGCCGCAAGGCCACCCTCATCATCACCCTCATGACCATGGGCATCGCCACCGCCCTCGTCGGCCTGGTGCCCACCTACGAGCAGATCGGCATCTGGGGCGGCATCCTGCTCACGCTGCTGCGCCTGCTGCAGGGCATCAGCGTCGGCGGCGAGTGGGGCGGCTCCGTGCTGCTGGCCACCGAGTGGGGCAAGTCGAAGGGCGGGCGGCGCGGCTTCCTGGGCAGCTGGCCGCAGTTCGGCGTGCCCGTCGGGCTCGTGCTCGGCTACCTGGCCCTGCAGGTGTTCGAGCCGCTGGACCCGTACTGGGGCTGGCGCATCCCGTTCCTGCTCAGCGTCGTGATGGCGGCCATCGGCCTGTACATCAGGCTCGGCATCCTGGAGACGCCGGTCTTCGCCAAGGTCGTCGCGGAGAACAAGGTCGAGCGGGTGCCCGTGCGGCAGGTGCTCAAGATGAACTGGCGGGAGATCGTGCTCAGCGCGCTGCTGCGCACCGGCCAGCAGGCGCCGTTCTACATCTTCACCGTCTTCATCCTCACCTACGCCACCAAGACGCTGGGCTTCGCCTCCAGCGACGTCTACACGTACGTGATCGTGGCCGGCATCGTGTCGCTGTTCACCGTGCCGTTCTGGGGGTTCATCTCCGACCTCGTGGGGCGCAGGCGGCTCTACATGATCGGCGCCGCGATCATGGTGGTCTGGTCGTTCGTCTACTGGCCGCTGCTCGACACCCGCGTGCCCGCGCTGGTCTTCCTGGCGATCGTGCTGGCCGCGCCCATCCACGACATCCAGTACGGCCCGCAGGCCACGTTCATCGCCGAGAGCTTCACCGGGCGGCTGCGCTACAGCGGCGCCTCGCTCGGCTACCAGCTCGCCTCGGTCACGGCGGGCGGGCCCGCGCCGCTGATCGCGGTCTGGCTGTACGCGACGTACGGCAGCTCGACGTCCATCGCGATCTACATGGCGATCTGCGGCGTGATCAGCGTCGTGGCGGCGTACCTGCTGAAGGACCGCTCGCAGCAGGACTACGCGGTCGAGTACGACGAACCGCAGGCCAGGACGCCCGGTTAG
- a CDS encoding GntR family transcriptional regulator, with protein MSSVVLKPGPPARTAHAFVYETLRRAILGGDLPLGYRLVQADIAAQLKVSITPVREALRDLAGEGLIRIDAHKGAMLRELDLSEVREIYELRRMLEPVSIRKAVERITDEEIDRADRLREAMEAERGRGEWVELNRRFHAVFSDAAGSPRLCAILKGLRDGAAVYVGLSLRGQERARRDEADRDHRELVTAFRLRRAEEAVEIVLRHLDATMAALERLA; from the coding sequence GTGTCGTCCGTCGTGCTCAAGCCCGGCCCGCCCGCGCGCACCGCGCACGCCTTCGTCTACGAGACGCTGCGGCGCGCGATCCTCGGCGGTGACCTGCCCCTGGGCTACCGGCTCGTCCAGGCCGACATCGCGGCCCAGCTCAAGGTGAGCATCACGCCGGTCCGCGAGGCCCTGCGCGATCTGGCCGGCGAGGGCCTGATCAGGATCGACGCGCACAAGGGCGCGATGTTGCGCGAGCTGGACCTGTCCGAGGTCAGGGAGATCTACGAGCTGCGCCGCATGCTGGAGCCCGTCTCGATCCGCAAGGCCGTGGAGCGCATCACCGACGAGGAGATCGACCGGGCCGACCGGCTGCGGGAGGCGATGGAGGCCGAGCGCGGCCGGGGCGAGTGGGTCGAGCTGAACCGGCGGTTCCACGCGGTCTTCAGCGACGCGGCCGGCTCGCCCCGGCTGTGCGCGATCCTCAAGGGCCTGCGCGACGGCGCCGCGGTCTACGTGGGCCTGTCACTGCGCGGGCAGGAGCGTGCACGCAGGGACGAGGCCGACCGCGACCATCGCGAGCTGGTGACGGCGTTCAGGCTGCGGCGCGCCGAGGAGGCGGTGGAGATCGTGCTGCGCCACCTCGACGCGACCATGGCCGCCCTCGAACGGCTCGCCTAA
- a CDS encoding alpha/beta fold hydrolase produces MTPQITGFTHRRITVADGVALNVAIGGSGTPVVLLHGFPQTHLMWRHVAADLAADHTVICPDLRGYGDSDKPADPDGQAYSKRTMAADIVALARALGHDRFALAGHDRGALVAIRAGLDHPDAITHLAALDVLPTLDSWEVMRGRSAAVGFHLYLMAQPPGLPEAMIGGAADAFFGYFLDLWANDPNAIPADVRAAYLKASREAVPSIVADYRATATIDVEHDEADQRAGRRLAMPVTVLQQDWGSALGFDAAGRWRAWADDLEHRTVSCGHFMAEEAPAEVVKALRELLAR; encoded by the coding sequence ATGACACCTCAGATCACCGGCTTCACCCACCGCCGCATCACCGTCGCCGACGGCGTGGCGCTCAACGTGGCCATCGGCGGCTCGGGCACCCCCGTCGTGCTGCTGCACGGCTTCCCCCAGACCCACCTCATGTGGCGGCACGTCGCCGCCGACCTGGCCGCCGACCACACCGTCATCTGCCCCGACCTGCGCGGTTACGGCGACAGTGACAAGCCGGCCGACCCGGACGGCCAGGCCTACTCCAAGCGCACGATGGCCGCCGACATCGTCGCCCTCGCCAGGGCCCTGGGCCACGACCGGTTCGCGCTGGCGGGCCACGACCGGGGCGCGCTGGTGGCGATCAGGGCGGGGCTGGACCACCCGGACGCCATCACCCACCTGGCCGCGCTGGACGTGCTGCCCACGCTCGACTCCTGGGAGGTGATGCGGGGCCGCTCCGCCGCCGTGGGGTTCCACCTGTACCTGATGGCGCAGCCGCCCGGGCTGCCCGAGGCGATGATCGGCGGGGCGGCGGACGCGTTCTTCGGCTACTTCCTGGACCTCTGGGCCAACGACCCGAACGCGATCCCCGCCGACGTGCGTGCCGCCTACCTGAAGGCGTCCCGCGAGGCCGTCCCGTCGATCGTGGCGGACTACCGGGCGACGGCCACGATCGACGTCGAGCACGACGAGGCCGACCAGCGGGCGGGCAGGAGGCTCGCCATGCCCGTGACGGTGCTGCAGCAGGACTGGGGTTCGGCGCTCGGGTTCGACGCGGCCGGGCGGTGGCGGGCCTGGGCCGACGACCTGGAGCACCGGACGGTGTCGTGCGGGCACTTCATGGCCGAGGAGGCGCCGGCGGAGGTGGTCAAGGCGCTGCGGGAGCTGCTCGCCAGATAG
- a CDS encoding AfsR/SARP family transcriptional regulator: MVTFGVLGPLTAGNERGPARLKGPRHRAVLARLLVARGRVVPVSWLIDDLWESPPEGALGAVQTFVGELRKALEPDRPPRTPSRLLVTAPPGYALRAEPEAVDAWRFESMLTRASRLLAGAGAGAGAGAGAGAGADADADAAQAHALLGTALGLWRGPAYAEFADLDWARGEAARLDELRLLAVERRAEAALACGRAAESVADLEAHVAGHPLREDGWRLLALALYRAGRQGDALAQLRRARAVLRDELGVDPGDGLRRLEADILSQAPHLTPPPAPLTGRPDEEATPAASGAEGGGYPFVGRVAELAVLEGVAADVTAAGRARLVLVSGAAGGGKTALAATLARRLEADGWTTAWGASPELQGAPSAWPWTQMREQLGPAAPTPTAEHMEGDTPLAARFKRHRAIAAHLAAVAERAPLLLVFDDLHWADEDTLALLTTLATDLGPAPVLILATYRSTEISTGLADALGRAARAEPARVYLGGLTQPQVRELVQALTGRPASDGDARTIHTRSGGNPFFVRELTRLWQSEGDAALHGTVPAGVREVIRHRLAGLAEAARTHLHQAAVLGQEVDLDVLVPLAGDEESVLESVESALLAGFLVEQDADRLRFAHALVHETLYGDVTRARRARWHARAAEIVERIRPGDVETIAHHCVRAQGRAGADRTARYTRMAAQRAEARSAPHEAARWWRAALTALEQPSRPDTRAPGPAGDGGGVAERLEAVMGLVRALAVSGELRESRRYRAEAVDAAEALGDPVVTAGVIGAFDVPASWTANDDPALSARLVAAAERTLAALPSDGHQAERARLLITIAMERRADPGPRGAQAAREAEDLARRLGDRTLLAYALNGRYMQMFQRAGLAPERAAIGEELVRLAEGHDGLVTFEVLGRLILLQSAAARAELDAADRHAAAADRLAERYDLPLVGVFTAWYAALRLAVTAGAGKQARSAYRAAAARLSGTGMPGVEDGLLPLALLCLEVGGDDGPPRASLSEAEDWGPYESWARPLLLLARGRPEEAAQAARTIPDSPPDLLLEVRTCLHALVAIELADRQTMERLYDRLLPAQEELAGAGSGLVTLGPVALYLGRLAAALGRHRGAAAHLRQAEALAEKARAPHWAEAARRRPAGGSGATA, translated from the coding sequence ATGGTGACTTTCGGGGTGCTGGGGCCGCTGACGGCCGGGAACGAGCGCGGCCCGGCGCGGCTCAAGGGGCCGCGCCACCGCGCCGTCCTGGCACGCCTGCTGGTCGCCAGAGGCCGGGTCGTGCCGGTGTCGTGGCTGATCGACGACCTGTGGGAGTCACCGCCGGAAGGCGCGCTCGGCGCGGTGCAGACCTTCGTCGGAGAGCTGAGAAAGGCACTCGAACCCGACCGCCCGCCCCGCACCCCGTCCCGCCTCCTCGTCACCGCCCCGCCCGGCTACGCCCTGCGTGCCGAGCCGGAAGCGGTGGACGCCTGGCGCTTCGAGTCCATGCTCACGCGAGCCTCCCGCCTGCTGGCCGGAGCCGGAGCCGGAGCCGGAGCCGGAGCCGGAGCCGGAGCCGGAGCCGACGCCGACGCCGACGCCGCCCAAGCCCACGCCCTGCTCGGCACCGCCCTCGGGCTGTGGCGCGGCCCCGCCTACGCCGAGTTCGCCGACCTGGACTGGGCGCGGGGTGAGGCCGCCCGTCTGGACGAGCTGCGCCTGCTCGCCGTCGAACGCCGCGCCGAGGCGGCCCTGGCCTGCGGTCGCGCGGCCGAGTCGGTGGCCGATCTAGAAGCGCACGTCGCCGGCCACCCGCTGCGGGAGGACGGCTGGCGGCTGCTGGCACTCGCGCTGTACCGGGCGGGACGGCAGGGGGACGCGCTGGCACAGCTGCGGCGGGCCAGGGCGGTGCTGCGGGACGAGCTGGGCGTGGACCCGGGTGACGGGCTGCGGCGCCTCGAAGCCGACATCCTCTCCCAGGCCCCGCACCTCACCCCACCCCCTGCGCCGCTCACCGGTCGGCCGGACGAGGAGGCGACGCCCGCCGCGAGCGGTGCGGAGGGCGGCGGGTACCCGTTCGTCGGCCGGGTCGCCGAGCTGGCCGTGCTGGAGGGCGTGGCGGCGGACGTCACGGCGGCGGGCCGGGCACGGCTGGTGCTGGTCTCCGGCGCGGCGGGCGGGGGCAAGACCGCCCTGGCCGCGACGCTGGCCCGGCGCCTGGAAGCGGACGGCTGGACCACGGCCTGGGGCGCCAGCCCGGAGCTGCAAGGCGCCCCGTCAGCCTGGCCCTGGACCCAGATGCGCGAGCAACTAGGGCCCGCCGCCCCCACGCCCACGGCCGAGCACATGGAAGGGGACACCCCGCTCGCCGCCCGCTTCAAGCGCCACCGCGCCATCGCCGCCCACCTGGCCGCCGTCGCCGAGCGCGCCCCCCTCCTGCTGGTCTTCGACGACCTCCACTGGGCGGACGAGGACACCCTGGCCCTGCTCACCACGCTGGCCACCGACCTGGGCCCGGCACCCGTGCTGATCCTCGCCACGTACCGCTCGACCGAGATCTCCACCGGCCTGGCCGACGCGCTGGGCAGGGCCGCACGCGCCGAACCGGCCCGCGTCTACCTGGGCGGCCTCACCCAGCCGCAGGTGCGCGAGCTGGTCCAGGCTCTCACCGGCCGCCCGGCGAGTGACGGCGACGCGCGGACCATTCACACGCGCAGCGGGGGCAACCCGTTCTTCGTCAGGGAGCTCACCCGCCTGTGGCAGAGCGAGGGCGACGCGGCCCTGCACGGCACCGTCCCGGCCGGGGTCCGCGAGGTCATCCGCCACCGCCTGGCGGGGCTCGCGGAGGCGGCGCGTACGCACCTCCACCAGGCCGCCGTCCTGGGCCAGGAGGTCGATCTCGACGTGCTGGTCCCGCTGGCCGGCGACGAGGAGTCGGTGCTGGAGTCGGTGGAGTCCGCGCTGCTCGCCGGGTTCCTGGTGGAGCAGGACGCCGACCGGCTGCGGTTCGCGCACGCGCTGGTGCACGAGACGCTCTACGGCGACGTCACGCGTGCCCGCCGCGCTCGCTGGCACGCCAGGGCCGCCGAGATCGTCGAACGGATCCGGCCCGGTGACGTGGAGACCATCGCCCATCACTGCGTCCGCGCGCAGGGCCGGGCGGGCGCCGACCGCACCGCCCGCTACACGCGCATGGCGGCCCAGCGGGCGGAGGCCAGGTCCGCGCCGCACGAGGCCGCGCGGTGGTGGCGTGCCGCGCTGACCGCGCTGGAGCAGCCGAGCAGGCCCGACACGCGGGCGCCCGGCCCGGCCGGCGACGGCGGCGGGGTGGCCGAGCGGCTGGAGGCCGTCATGGGGCTGGTCAGGGCGCTGGCGGTGAGCGGGGAGCTGCGCGAGTCGCGGCGGTACAGGGCCGAGGCGGTGGACGCGGCGGAGGCGCTCGGCGATCCGGTGGTGACGGCCGGGGTGATCGGGGCGTTCGACGTGCCCGCGAGCTGGACCGCCAACGACGACCCTGCCCTGTCCGCGCGGCTCGTCGCCGCCGCCGAGCGTACGCTGGCCGCCCTCCCTTCTGACGGGCACCAGGCCGAACGGGCGCGGCTGCTGATCACCATCGCCATGGAACGCCGTGCCGACCCCGGCCCGCGCGGCGCCCAGGCGGCCCGTGAGGCGGAGGACCTGGCCCGCCGCCTGGGCGATCGCACCCTGCTCGCCTACGCGCTCAACGGCCGGTACATGCAGATGTTCCAGCGGGCCGGGCTGGCGCCGGAGCGGGCCGCGATCGGGGAGGAGCTCGTCCGGCTGGCCGAGGGGCATGACGGGCTGGTGACGTTCGAGGTGCTCGGGCGGCTGATCCTGCTGCAGTCGGCGGCGGCCCGCGCCGAGCTGGACGCCGCCGATCGGCACGCCGCCGCGGCCGACCGGCTGGCGGAGCGGTACGACCTGCCGCTGGTCGGCGTGTTCACCGCCTGGTACGCGGCCCTGCGCCTCGCCGTCACCGCCGGGGCGGGCAAGCAGGCACGGTCGGCCTATCGCGCGGCTGCCGCCCGGCTCAGCGGCACCGGGATGCCCGGCGTCGAGGACGGCTTGCTGCCACTCGCCCTGCTGTGCCTGGAGGTGGGCGGGGACGACGGGCCGCCGCGGGCGAGCCTGTCAGAGGCCGAGGACTGGGGGCCGTACGAGAGCTGGGCCCGCCCCCTGCTGCTCCTGGCGCGGGGACGCCCCGAGGAGGCGGCGCAGGCGGCCCGCACGATCCCCGACTCCCCGCCCGACCTGCTGCTGGAGGTGAGAACCTGCCTGCACGCCCTGGTCGCCATCGAGCTGGCCGACCGGCAGACGATGGAACGCCTCTACGACCGGCTCCTGCCCGCCCAGGAAGAGCTGGCCGGCGCCGGCAGCGGGCTGGTCACCCTGGGCCCGGTCGCGCTGTACCTCGGCCGCCTGGCCGCGGCCCTCGGCAGGCACCGCGGCGCCGCCGCGCATCTCCGGCAGGCCGAGGCGCTCGCAGAGAAGGCGCGGGCACCGCACTGGGCCGAGGCCGCCCGCCGCCGGCCAGCCGGAGGCAGCGGCGCGACCGCATGA
- a CDS encoding beta-xylosidase/alpha-l-arabinosidase, translated as MRGQEPIDTSSAPGESESWRDVRLSPAARADALIPLMTLEEKIAQLVGVWVGADASGGGVAPHQTDMGSGPEWDDAIRLGLGQLTRPFGTAPVDPVAGARSLAASQAEIVRASRFGIPAQVHEECLTGFAAWRATVYPAPLSWGASFDPELLEQVAGQIGRSMRRAGIHQGLAPVVDVTRDYRWGRTEETIGEDPYLVGTLGAAYVRGLEGAGLVATLKHFAGYSNSRGGRNLAPVAMGPRELADVLLPPFEMALRLGGARSVMNSYAEIDGMPVAADESILTGLLRDEWGFEGTVVADYFSVRFLERLHKVAGDGGQAAGLALRAGIDVELPTVDTFGAPLVDAVKAGTVDEALIDRALRRVLIQKAEQGLLDEGWQPLPGPAEDVRLDDEESQELALRLAREAVVLVRNDDAVLPLSPAAKVALIGPVADDPMAMLGCYAFPNHVGPHPEQGLGLDLPTLRESLGALVPGLAHARGCAITGADTGGFAEAVELAARSDVVVLAVGDRAGLFGRGTSGEGCDATDLRLPGVQADLVQAVLATGTPVVLVLLAGRPYALGEEVAAAKAVLFGFFPGQRGGQALAEVLTGAVNPTGRLPVSVPRDAGGLPATYLAPPLGRRSDVSSVDPTPAYPFGHGLSYTTYEWSQASASATEWPVDGAVTAGVTVRNTGTRAGAEVVQLYLHDPVAQTTRPVVRLIGYARVPLEAGESARVTFTVPADVTSFTGAHGRRVVEPGDVELRLGRSCADAEAILPLRLTGPEREVGHLRELQAPARIDRDLPEGRG; from the coding sequence ATGAGGGGCCAGGAACCAATCGACACGAGCTCGGCACCCGGCGAGAGCGAGTCATGGCGGGACGTCCGGCTGTCGCCCGCCGCGCGGGCCGACGCGCTCATCCCGCTCATGACCCTGGAGGAGAAGATCGCCCAGCTCGTCGGGGTGTGGGTCGGCGCCGACGCTTCAGGGGGCGGAGTCGCCCCGCACCAGACCGACATGGGCAGCGGCCCCGAGTGGGACGACGCCATCCGGCTGGGGCTGGGCCAGCTCACCCGCCCGTTCGGCACGGCGCCGGTCGACCCGGTGGCGGGGGCGCGCTCGCTGGCCGCCTCGCAGGCCGAGATCGTCCGGGCCAGCCGGTTCGGGATCCCGGCGCAGGTGCACGAGGAGTGCCTGACGGGCTTCGCGGCCTGGCGGGCGACCGTGTACCCGGCGCCGCTGAGCTGGGGCGCCTCCTTCGACCCCGAGCTGCTGGAGCAGGTGGCGGGTCAGATCGGCCGGTCCATGCGCCGCGCGGGCATCCACCAGGGCCTGGCCCCGGTGGTGGACGTGACCAGGGACTACCGCTGGGGCCGTACCGAGGAGACGATCGGCGAGGACCCGTACCTCGTCGGCACGCTCGGCGCCGCGTACGTGCGCGGCCTGGAGGGCGCCGGCCTGGTCGCCACGCTCAAGCACTTCGCCGGCTACTCCAACTCGCGCGGCGGCCGCAACCTGGCGCCGGTCGCGATGGGCCCACGGGAGCTGGCGGACGTGCTGCTGCCGCCGTTCGAGATGGCGCTGCGCCTGGGCGGCGCCCGGTCCGTGATGAACTCCTACGCCGAGATCGACGGCATGCCGGTGGCGGCCGACGAGAGCATCCTGACCGGCCTGCTGCGCGACGAGTGGGGCTTCGAGGGCACCGTGGTCGCCGACTACTTCTCGGTCCGGTTCCTGGAGCGGCTGCACAAGGTCGCCGGTGACGGCGGGCAGGCCGCCGGGCTGGCGCTCAGGGCCGGGATCGACGTCGAGCTGCCCACGGTGGACACGTTCGGCGCCCCGCTGGTGGACGCGGTCAAGGCCGGGACGGTGGACGAGGCGCTGATCGACCGCGCCCTGCGCCGCGTGCTCATCCAGAAGGCCGAGCAGGGCCTGCTCGACGAGGGCTGGCAGCCGCTGCCCGGCCCGGCCGAGGACGTCCGGCTCGACGACGAGGAGAGCCAGGAGCTGGCCCTGCGGCTGGCCCGCGAGGCCGTGGTGCTGGTGCGCAACGACGACGCCGTGCTGCCGCTGAGCCCCGCCGCGAAGGTGGCGCTCATCGGCCCCGTCGCCGACGACCCGATGGCGATGCTGGGCTGCTACGCCTTCCCCAACCACGTGGGCCCGCACCCCGAGCAGGGCCTCGGGCTCGACCTGCCGACGCTGCGCGAGTCGCTCGGCGCGCTGGTGCCCGGCCTCGCCCACGCCCGGGGCTGCGCGATCACCGGCGCCGACACCGGCGGGTTCGCCGAGGCGGTCGAGCTGGCGGCGCGCAGTGACGTGGTCGTGCTGGCCGTCGGCGACAGGGCCGGGCTGTTCGGGCGCGGCACCTCGGGCGAGGGCTGCGACGCCACCGACCTGCGGCTGCCCGGCGTGCAGGCCGACCTGGTCCAGGCCGTGCTGGCGACCGGCACCCCGGTGGTGCTGGTGCTGCTGGCAGGCCGCCCGTACGCGCTGGGAGAGGAGGTGGCCGCGGCCAAGGCCGTGCTGTTCGGCTTCTTCCCCGGCCAGCGCGGCGGCCAGGCGCTGGCCGAGGTGCTGACCGGCGCCGTGAACCCGACCGGCCGCCTGCCGGTCAGCGTGCCGCGCGACGCGGGCGGCCTGCCGGCGACCTATCTGGCCCCGCCGCTCGGCCGCCGCTCCGACGTGTCGTCGGTGGACCCGACGCCCGCCTACCCGTTCGGGCACGGCCTGAGCTACACCACCTACGAGTGGAGCCAGGCGAGCGCGAGCGCCACCGAATGGCCGGTGGACGGCGCGGTGACCGCCGGGGTCACGGTCCGCAACACCGGCACGCGCGCGGGCGCCGAGGTCGTGCAGCTCTACCTGCACGACCCGGTGGCGCAGACGACCAGGCCGGTGGTCCGCCTGATCGGCTACGCCCGCGTCCCGCTGGAGGCCGGCGAGTCCGCGCGGGTCACCTTCACCGTCCCGGCGGACGTCACCTCGTTCACCGGCGCGCACGGCCGCCGCGTCGTCGAGCCGGGCGACGTCGAGCTGCGCCTCGGCCGCTCGTGCGCGGACGCCGAGGCGATCCTGCCGCTGCGCCTGACCGGCCCCGAGCGCGAGGTCGGCCACCTGCGCGAGCTGCAGGCGCCGGCGCGCATCGACCGCGACCTCCCGGAGGGCCGAGGATGA
- a CDS encoding ABC transporter permease translates to MSTPQTLSPAETPAPEAKPAAGRRRRQGGSSWGRALRRDWQLYSLAVLPLLFFLVFRYAPMIGNVIAFRKFEPGGSIFGEEWVGLRYVKLFLNDPTFWNVFTNTLVLGGLTLLFCFPLPIVLALLLNEVRKRALKRFLQSVTYLPHFLSIVIVAGLVMQITSIDGPINAFLGYIGSEKISFMQDPDWFRTIYVGSEVWQTVGWGTILYLAALTTIDDQLYEAARMDGAGRWRQIWHVTLPGIRPTAVTLLILNIGTFMAVGFEKVFLLYNPLTYPTADVISTYVYRMGLEASNFSYAAAIGLFEALVGLVLILSANVISRRTVGTSLW, encoded by the coding sequence ATGAGCACACCCCAGACCCTGAGCCCCGCCGAGACGCCGGCGCCCGAGGCCAAGCCGGCGGCCGGTCGCCGCCGGCGTCAGGGCGGCAGCTCGTGGGGGCGGGCGCTGCGCCGCGACTGGCAGCTCTACTCGCTGGCGGTCCTGCCGCTGCTGTTCTTCCTGGTCTTCCGGTACGCGCCGATGATCGGCAACGTCATCGCCTTCAGGAAGTTCGAGCCCGGCGGCAGCATCTTCGGTGAAGAGTGGGTGGGCCTGCGCTACGTGAAGCTGTTCCTGAACGACCCGACGTTCTGGAACGTGTTCACCAACACGCTGGTCCTCGGCGGGCTGACCCTGCTCTTCTGCTTCCCGCTGCCGATCGTGCTGGCCCTGCTGCTCAACGAGGTGCGCAAGCGCGCGCTCAAGAGGTTCCTGCAGTCGGTGACGTACCTGCCGCACTTCTTGTCGATCGTCATCGTGGCCGGTCTCGTCATGCAGATCACCTCGATCGACGGGCCGATCAACGCGTTCCTGGGCTACATCGGCAGCGAGAAGATCTCGTTCATGCAGGACCCGGACTGGTTCCGGACGATCTACGTCGGCTCGGAGGTCTGGCAGACCGTCGGCTGGGGCACGATCCTCTACCTGGCCGCGCTGACCACCATCGACGACCAGCTCTACGAGGCGGCCAGGATGGACGGCGCCGGCCGGTGGCGGCAGATCTGGCACGTGACGCTGCCGGGCATCCGGCCCACGGCGGTCACGCTGCTGATCCTCAACATCGGCACGTTCATGGCGGTGGGCTTCGAGAAGGTCTTCCTGCTGTACAACCCGCTGACGTATCCCACGGCCGACGTGATCTCGACGTACGTGTACCGGATGGGCCTGGAGGCCAGCAACTTCAGCTACGCCGCCGCGATCGGCCTGTTCGAGGCGCTGGTCGGCCTGGTGCTGATCCTGTCGGCCAATGTGATCTCCCGCCGCACAGTTGGGACGAGCCTGTGGTGA